One region of Flavobacterium pisciphilum genomic DNA includes:
- a CDS encoding alpha-amylase family glycosyl hydrolase: MIKARVLVAGITAMVLVTACKTKDIKLNTDKKVVVSENKVVVYQVFTRLFGNKNTTNKPWGTIEENGVGKFNDFTDKALNEIKDLGVTYIWYTGVPHHALVRDYTAYGISNDDPEVVKGRAGSPYAVKDYYNVNPDLAVNPANRLQEFEALIARTHKAGLKVIIDIVPNHIARKYEGKNNPTGVNDFGANDDVSVVYKRDNNFYYIPNTPFEIPDNVVPLNGEKNPLVDGKFDEYPAKWTGNGSSKAKPDQNDWYETVKVNYGIRPDGSKDFPELPAGFDAKPYQDHYDFWKDKEVPDSWKKFKSIALYWISKGVDGFRYDMAEMVPYEFWSYMNSAIKTKNSNAFLLAEVYNPKEYRNYIHLGKMDYLYDKVETYDKLKDIIKGKSSPDELSEIQHNMADIEHNMLHFLDNHDEQRLANSEFAGTPEKGKPLMVVSTTISTSPTMVYFGQEVGEAGNEDAGFGKPSRTSIFDYIGVPNHQRWMNNGKFDGGQLSQSEKNLRDFYKRLLNFSIKSPALMGQFQEIQTVNRKDTPAYDASIYSYVRWSENQKLIVVANFSADKTSVFELKIPAAVISKWNLKDGAYLLTDQLYLKDKVKLNVTNGEGHAKIRIAPSESFIYEVK, encoded by the coding sequence ATGATAAAAGCAAGAGTTCTTGTGGCAGGGATTACCGCTATGGTTTTGGTTACTGCATGTAAAACAAAAGATATAAAACTAAATACGGACAAAAAAGTAGTAGTTTCTGAAAATAAAGTTGTGGTCTATCAAGTTTTTACTCGTTTGTTTGGAAATAAAAACACAACCAATAAACCTTGGGGTACTATTGAAGAAAATGGAGTAGGGAAGTTCAATGATTTTACAGATAAAGCGTTAAATGAAATTAAAGATTTAGGAGTTACCTATATTTGGTATACAGGTGTTCCTCACCATGCCTTAGTTCGTGATTATACTGCATACGGAATTTCTAATGATGATCCTGAGGTAGTAAAAGGAAGAGCTGGATCTCCATATGCTGTAAAGGATTATTATAATGTAAATCCTGATTTGGCAGTTAATCCTGCGAATCGCTTGCAAGAATTTGAGGCTTTGATTGCTCGTACGCATAAAGCAGGTTTAAAAGTTATTATAGATATTGTTCCGAATCATATTGCTAGAAAATATGAAGGCAAAAACAATCCAACTGGTGTGAATGATTTTGGTGCTAATGATGATGTTTCTGTTGTGTATAAACGGGATAATAATTTTTACTATATACCCAATACTCCTTTTGAGATTCCAGATAATGTTGTTCCGCTAAATGGAGAGAAAAATCCACTTGTAGATGGTAAATTTGATGAATATCCTGCAAAATGGACTGGTAACGGTTCTAGTAAAGCTAAACCGGATCAAAATGATTGGTATGAAACTGTAAAAGTAAATTATGGTATTCGTCCTGATGGTTCTAAAGATTTTCCTGAATTGCCTGCTGGGTTTGATGCAAAACCGTATCAAGATCATTATGATTTCTGGAAGGATAAAGAGGTTCCTGATTCTTGGAAAAAATTTAAATCAATTGCCTTGTATTGGATTTCTAAAGGTGTTGATGGCTTTCGTTATGATATGGCCGAAATGGTTCCGTATGAATTTTGGAGTTATATGAACTCTGCTATTAAGACTAAGAATTCAAATGCTTTTTTGCTTGCCGAGGTATATAATCCAAAAGAGTATCGTAATTATATTCATTTGGGAAAAATGGATTACTTATATGATAAGGTTGAAACGTATGATAAACTGAAAGATATCATTAAAGGAAAGTCATCTCCTGATGAACTTTCAGAGATTCAACATAATATGGCAGATATAGAGCATAATATGTTACACTTTTTGGATAACCATGATGAGCAACGTTTGGCAAATTCTGAGTTTGCAGGAACCCCAGAGAAAGGAAAGCCACTAATGGTTGTTTCTACTACAATAAGTACTTCGCCTACGATGGTATATTTTGGGCAAGAAGTAGGTGAGGCTGGGAATGAAGATGCAGGTTTTGGGAAGCCTTCTAGAACTTCTATTTTTGATTATATTGGAGTGCCTAATCATCAACGATGGATGAACAACGGTAAATTTGATGGTGGACAGCTTTCACAATCGGAAAAGAACCTGCGAGATTTTTATAAGCGATTATTGAATTTTTCTATAAAAAGCCCTGCTTTAATGGGGCAATTTCAAGAAATCCAGACTGTAAACCGTAAGGATACTCCAGCTTATGATGCTAGCATTTATTCTTATGTGCGTTGGTCAGAGAATCAAAAACTAATCGTTGTGGCTAATTTTTCTGCTGATAAAACAAGTGTATTTGAATTAAAAATCCCAGCAGCTGTTATCTCAAAATGGAATTTGAAAGATGGAGCGTATTTGCTAACAGATCAATTGTATTTAAAAGATAAAGTAAAGCTAAATGTAACAAATGGAGAAGGGCATGCTAAGATTAGGATAGCGCCATCTGAATCGTTTATTTATGAAGTGAAGTAG
- a CDS encoding phosphatidylserine decarboxylase family protein codes for MFHKEGTQSILLGTIFVSVVLLLTDHFIDTNWIKMLIQISALLLLIIILQFFRNPKRTVIKDINQILAPVDGKVVVIEEVYEGEYFKDKRLQISIFMSPINVHVTRYALDGIVKFSKYHPGKFLVAWHPKASEENERTTVVIENKSFGEVLYRQIAGALARRIVNYAQEGMQVEQGTDAGFIKFGSRVDIFLPLGTPINVVLNQKAIGGKTIIATKA; via the coding sequence ATGTTTCATAAAGAAGGAACCCAATCCATTTTATTAGGCACTATATTCGTTAGTGTTGTACTTTTATTAACTGATCATTTTATTGATACCAATTGGATCAAAATGCTAATTCAGATTAGTGCGTTATTGCTACTAATCATCATATTGCAGTTTTTCAGAAACCCTAAGAGAACTGTAATTAAAGACATCAATCAAATTCTTGCTCCAGTTGATGGTAAAGTTGTTGTGATTGAAGAAGTTTACGAAGGAGAATATTTTAAAGACAAACGTCTTCAAATTTCAATTTTCATGTCACCAATAAATGTACACGTAACTCGTTATGCATTAGACGGAATTGTGAAATTTAGCAAATACCACCCAGGTAAATTCTTAGTTGCATGGCATCCAAAAGCAAGTGAAGAAAACGAAAGAACAACAGTTGTAATCGAAAATAAATCTTTCGGAGAAGTTCTATACAGACAAATTGCAGGAGCATTGGCTCGTCGAATTGTAAATTATGCACAAGAAGGTATGCAAGTAGAACAAGGTACTGATGCTGGTTTTATTAAATTTGGCTCAAGAGTAGATATTTTCTTACCTTTGGGTACGCCTATCAATGTGGTATTAAACCAAAAAGCAATTGGTGGTAAAACAATTATCGCTACAAAAGCTTAA
- a CDS encoding superoxide dismutase codes for MKKYGIQFSFFILISLTILSCNDNNKLTEVVEVPLPSKDEKIIIGSPDEVKANPGAFQLERLPYAYNALAPNIRSLTLETHYSKHYLTYTNNLNKAIANTDYVNMTIEQILSKLDLNDAKLRNNAGGYYNHTLYWKCMTPKPESEQATDTLASAMNKEFGSFANFKSLFKNEASKQFGSGWVWLVVDKAGKLQITTTENQDNPLMKNALIPGTPILALDLWEHAYYLDYQNRKNSYVDAFFNIVNWEKINENYKTALTKVGRV; via the coding sequence ATGAAAAAATATGGTATTCAATTTTCGTTTTTTATCTTGATTTCACTTACAATTCTTTCATGTAACGACAATAACAAACTTACCGAAGTTGTAGAAGTTCCGTTACCTTCAAAAGATGAAAAAATAATAATTGGTAGTCCAGACGAAGTAAAAGCAAACCCAGGGGCATTTCAACTTGAAAGACTTCCGTATGCCTATAATGCTTTGGCTCCAAACATCAGATCATTAACACTCGAAACACATTACTCAAAGCATTATTTAACCTATACAAATAATCTAAATAAAGCAATCGCTAATACAGATTATGTAAATATGACGATTGAGCAAATTTTGAGCAAACTAGACTTGAATGATGCTAAACTGCGTAATAACGCAGGCGGATACTACAATCATACCCTTTATTGGAAATGTATGACTCCAAAACCAGAATCAGAGCAAGCTACAGATACATTAGCAAGTGCAATGAATAAAGAATTTGGATCGTTTGCTAATTTTAAATCATTATTTAAAAATGAAGCAAGTAAACAATTTGGATCAGGATGGGTTTGGTTAGTCGTAGATAAAGCTGGAAAGCTTCAGATAACCACAACTGAAAACCAAGACAATCCATTAATGAAAAATGCTCTAATTCCGGGAACCCCAATTTTAGCTTTGGATTTATGGGAACACGCTTATTATCTAGATTATCAAAATAGAAAAAATAGCTATGTTGATGCTTTCTTCAATATTGTCAATTGGGAAAAGATAAACGAAAATTATAAAACTGCACTAACCAAGGTTGGTAGAGTCTAA
- a CDS encoding lactate utilization protein has protein sequence MSFFKKLFGSSHDESEEENQSEYSNSHSDNPLSIDEQFIFNFKKNGGKFLYCENTQEVTEQFENILEENDWFENEVSCFEPALFHLLEENKLIYQNPAHPKFLLASCENLIAEEGSILFSSKQIKQNKPNELPVNIVIIATTSQILTAKSDGLSAIKRKYERDYPTNITTIKYFEKAKEEDFTQYGSVAKNLYLLLLEDL, from the coding sequence ATGAGTTTTTTTAAAAAATTATTTGGCTCCAGCCATGACGAATCTGAAGAAGAGAATCAAAGTGAATATAGCAATTCACATTCTGATAATCCTCTTTCTATAGATGAGCAATTCATTTTTAATTTTAAAAAAAATGGAGGTAAATTTTTATATTGCGAAAACACTCAAGAAGTAACTGAACAATTTGAAAATATCTTAGAAGAAAACGATTGGTTTGAAAACGAAGTTTCATGTTTTGAACCAGCCTTATTCCATTTACTTGAAGAAAATAAATTAATTTATCAAAACCCAGCTCATCCTAAATTTTTATTAGCTAGTTGTGAAAACTTAATCGCAGAAGAAGGGTCAATATTATTTTCATCAAAACAAATAAAACAAAATAAACCAAACGAGTTACCCGTAAATATTGTTATTATTGCAACTACAAGTCAAATTCTGACTGCCAAAAGTGATGGACTAAGCGCCATAAAACGTAAATACGAAAGAGACTACCCTACCAATATTACCACTATAAAATATTTCGAAAAAGCAAAAGAAGAAGATTTTACGCAATACGGAAGTGTTGCTAAGAACTTATATTTATTGCTCTTAGAAGATCTATAA
- a CDS encoding phosphatidate cytidylyltransferase, with protein MNETLKRALSGAVYIVLLLTSILYSTESFIILFGVFLVIATYEFCNLANINKIFSLLFVSTFYSSVALISFYKNETENYINKFLKEDIKFTINIDQLNTVLLVITLLISVKCIVFLFDDTQTISRTSKYIYLLGYITLPFIFITKISFGVKDYNPKIIIGLFILIWTNDTFAYLVGKSIGKHKLFERISPKKTIEGFLGGVVFACFAGFLISKLYIKPNPNFSDKSILIWTIIALIVGVFGTIGDLIESKFKRIAGVKDSGTIMPGHGGVLDRLDSVIFVAPIVFLFYQILNYVS; from the coding sequence ATGAATGAAACCCTCAAGAGAGCTCTATCAGGTGCCGTTTATATAGTATTACTATTAACGTCTATCCTGTATTCAACGGAAAGTTTCATTATACTTTTCGGTGTTTTCCTAGTAATTGCAACGTATGAATTTTGTAATCTAGCTAACATCAATAAAATATTTTCACTTTTATTTGTTTCCACTTTTTATTCGTCAGTTGCACTGATTAGCTTTTACAAAAACGAAACAGAAAACTACATCAATAAATTCTTAAAAGAAGATATTAAATTTACTATCAATATAGATCAATTAAATACTGTATTACTAGTAATTACATTGTTGATATCTGTAAAATGTATTGTGTTTTTATTTGATGATACCCAAACTATAAGTAGAACATCTAAATACATCTATTTATTAGGATACATTACACTACCCTTTATTTTTATTACCAAAATTTCATTTGGAGTTAAAGATTATAATCCTAAAATCATTATTGGATTATTCATTCTTATATGGACAAATGATACCTTTGCCTATTTGGTCGGCAAATCTATAGGAAAACATAAATTATTTGAACGTATTTCACCAAAAAAGACCATAGAAGGATTTCTAGGTGGAGTTGTTTTTGCTTGTTTTGCAGGCTTTTTAATTTCAAAATTATACATCAAACCAAACCCAAATTTCAGTGATAAATCTATTTTAATATGGACTATTATTGCTTTAATCGTTGGAGTTTTTGGTACTATCGGCGATTTAATTGAATCAAAATTTAAAAGAATTGCCGGAGTTAAAGATAGCGGAACAATAATGCCTGGACATGGAGGTGTTTTAGATCGATTAGATAGTGTTATATTTGTAGCACCAATTGTATTTTTATTTTATCAAATTTTAAATTATGTTTCATAA
- the ftsH gene encoding ATP-dependent zinc metalloprotease FtsH has product MAKDNNPTPSKFKISPWLIYTAILLIFLFISFATGGSSLQEPAQLTSSKFNDFLEKGQIEKVIVYNKAEAEVYLNAAALKDPAQKKVSKDIFDRPNKGPHYTLEIGNDQIFQTKLEKAVAEGKLKDFNFVQKSNWTDILVGLLPIIILIGVWIFIMRKMSGGAGGGGGQIFNIGKSKAKLFDEKTDIKTTFKDVAGLEGAKEEIQEIVEFLKNPEKYTNLGGKIPKGALLVGPPGTGKTLLAKAVAGEAQVPFFSLSGSDFVEMFVGVGASRVRDLFKQAKEKSPAIIFIDEIDAVGRARGKSNMSGGNDERENTLNQLLTEMDGFGTNSNVIVLAATNRADVLDKALMRAGRFDRQIFVDLPDIRERAEIFQVHLAPLKKVEGLDLDFLAKQTPGFSGADIANVCNEAALIAARNNKTAVDRQDFLDAVDRIVGGLEKKNKIITPEEKKAIAIHEAGHATVSWMLEHAAPLIKVTIVPRGQSLGAAWYLPEERQIVRTDQMLDEMCATMGGRAAEKVTFDRISTGALSDLEKVTRQARAMVTIYGLNEKIGNVTYYDSTGQSEYNFSKPYSDETAKVIDQEISELIEGQYQRAIQILEENKDKLNQLAEILIEKEVIFKDDLEAIFGKRTFDKNLEEVVS; this is encoded by the coding sequence ATGGCTAAAGATAATAATCCAACCCCGAGTAAATTTAAAATAAGTCCTTGGTTAATTTATACCGCAATACTTTTAATATTTTTATTTATCAGTTTTGCAACCGGAGGATCAAGTTTACAAGAGCCGGCACAATTAACTTCTTCTAAATTCAATGATTTTTTAGAAAAAGGACAAATTGAAAAAGTAATTGTATACAATAAAGCTGAAGCTGAAGTGTATCTAAATGCTGCTGCACTTAAGGATCCAGCGCAAAAAAAAGTATCTAAAGACATATTTGACCGACCAAATAAAGGTCCTCACTATACTTTGGAAATTGGTAATGACCAAATTTTTCAAACTAAGTTAGAAAAAGCAGTAGCCGAAGGGAAACTGAAAGATTTTAATTTTGTTCAAAAAAGTAACTGGACTGATATTTTAGTTGGTTTACTTCCAATAATCATCCTTATTGGAGTTTGGATTTTCATTATGAGAAAAATGTCAGGCGGCGCTGGTGGCGGTGGCGGACAAATTTTTAATATTGGAAAATCGAAAGCTAAGCTATTTGATGAAAAAACAGATATTAAAACTACATTTAAAGATGTAGCTGGTTTAGAAGGTGCAAAAGAAGAGATACAAGAAATTGTAGAATTCTTGAAAAACCCTGAAAAGTATACTAACTTAGGAGGTAAGATTCCTAAAGGAGCTTTACTAGTAGGACCTCCTGGAACAGGAAAAACGTTATTAGCAAAAGCAGTTGCTGGTGAAGCACAAGTACCATTCTTCTCATTATCAGGTTCTGATTTTGTTGAAATGTTTGTTGGTGTAGGAGCTTCACGTGTACGTGATTTGTTTAAACAAGCTAAAGAAAAATCTCCAGCAATCATATTTATTGATGAAATTGATGCTGTAGGTAGAGCACGTGGAAAAAGCAATATGTCAGGTGGTAACGACGAAAGAGAAAACACATTGAACCAATTACTAACCGAAATGGATGGTTTTGGAACAAACTCAAACGTAATTGTATTAGCTGCAACAAACAGAGCCGACGTTTTAGACAAAGCTTTAATGCGTGCAGGTCGTTTTGACAGACAAATTTTTGTTGATTTACCAGACATTCGTGAAAGAGCAGAAATCTTCCAAGTACACTTAGCTCCTTTGAAAAAAGTAGAAGGTCTTGATTTAGATTTCCTTGCAAAACAAACTCCAGGATTTTCAGGAGCAGACATTGCAAACGTATGTAATGAAGCTGCATTAATCGCTGCAAGAAACAACAAAACAGCTGTAGACAGACAAGATTTCCTTGATGCTGTAGACAGAATTGTAGGTGGATTAGAAAAGAAAAACAAAATTATTACTCCAGAAGAGAAAAAAGCAATTGCAATTCACGAAGCAGGACATGCTACTGTAAGTTGGATGTTGGAACATGCAGCACCACTTATTAAGGTAACTATTGTTCCTCGTGGACAAAGTTTAGGAGCTGCTTGGTACCTACCAGAAGAGAGACAAATCGTAAGAACAGACCAAATGTTAGACGAAATGTGTGCTACTATGGGTGGAAGAGCTGCTGAAAAAGTAACTTTTGACAGAATTTCGACTGGTGCATTAAGCGATTTAGAAAAAGTTACACGTCAAGCTCGTGCAATGGTAACAATTTACGGATTGAATGAAAAAATCGGAAATGTTACTTATTACGATTCAACAGGACAAAGTGAATATAACTTTTCAAAACCATATTCAGATGAGACTGCAAAAGTTATCGATCAAGAAATTTCAGAACTAATTGAGGGTCAATACCAAAGAGCAATCCAAATATTAGAAGAGAACAAAGACAAGTTAAATCAGCTTGCTGAAATCCTTATTGAAAAAGAAGTTATTTTCAAAGATGACTTAGAAGCAATTTTCGGAAAACGTACTTTTGATAAAAATCTAGAAGAAGTAGTTTCGTAA
- a CDS encoding acyl-CoA-binding protein has product MTEKDLDIRFLEAVEIASKMTQASLPQDVQLRLYAFYKQATFGTAKYNQSENFDLRNAFKTNAWIQISHLSTDEAKENYIEIINSLITK; this is encoded by the coding sequence ATGACAGAAAAAGACCTAGACATACGATTTTTAGAGGCTGTCGAAATTGCTTCCAAAATGACGCAAGCCTCACTGCCACAAGATGTGCAATTGAGGCTGTATGCTTTTTATAAACAAGCTACTTTTGGAACGGCAAAGTATAATCAATCTGAAAATTTTGACTTAAGAAATGCTTTTAAAACAAATGCATGGATTCAAATTAGTCATTTAAGCACAGATGAAGCTAAAGAAAATTATATAGAAATCATTAATTCACTAATAACTAAATAG